Proteins encoded together in one Ipomoea triloba cultivar NCNSP0323 chromosome 4, ASM357664v1 window:
- the LOC116017249 gene encoding kinesin-like protein KIN-14I, with product MAADGAFSFSVVSVVEDVLQQHGTRSRGLDLDARRAEEAAIRRYEAAAWLRKMVGVVGAKDLPAEPSEEEFRLGLRSGIVLCNVLNKIQPGAVPKVVESPSDAALLPDGAALSAYQYFENVRNFLVAVQEVGIPTFEASDLEQGGAPSRIVNCVLGLKSYSEWKQSGGIGVWKFGGNVKPTTTCAKQLTRKNSEPFMSSSSSRNLLMNEKSLSGAGTETETNRMPSSSLSMLVRAVLLDKKPEEVPNLVESVLSKVVEEFELRIASQNDVQRRATLKDSIISHVNKPITKQTAGITKVEQRNINVMKKEVFQKNNNIIDEELQRRCLKQQMVVDEQEKGLKELKQTLSTTKAGVQFMQMKFDEEIHNIGLHIHGLAHAASGYHRVLEENRKLYNQVQDLKGSIRVYCRVRPFLHGQSSYLSAVDQIEDGTITINTPSKHGKGHRSFNFNKVFGPSATQGEVFSDTQPLIRSVLDGYNVCIFAYGQTGSGKTYTMSGPKDLTEQSQGVNYRALGDLFLLAEQRKDTFHYDVFVQMIEIYNEQVRDLLVTDGLNKRLEIRSSSQGLTVPDASVVRVTSTSDVIDLMNLGQRNRAVGATALNDRSSRSHSCLTVHVRGQDLTSGTILRGCMHLVDLAGSERVDKSEVTGDRLKEAQHINKSLSALGDVISALAQKNAHVPYRNSKLTQLLQDSLGGQAKTLMFVHISPEPDAIGETISTLKFAERVAAVELGAARVNKDSADVKELKEQISVLKAALAKKEAEPVSIQHKLQSSPHIMQPSSFQTNLHGKDTLASSNNQRKPMGEVDCIEVNKKPALREKRQSFDLDELLGNSPPWPPVSSPGENYREDNKLVSSGEWVDKVMVNKQEPMQRMESPFGCWESEMGNMSDIFYQKYLTDSFKSLPKKSCNLFPDSNHFDITAADDLDELDAATSDSSEPDLLWQFNHSKLGSFGNGMVSNVPKPNMKPMKSPEPRTKPNKTGPSHSRKPSGGSGHNPQRGGRQAIPAELNRKAGNRK from the exons atggcGGCCGATGGAGCATTCTCGTTTTCCGTTGTGTCCGTGGTGGAGGATGTTCTTCAGCAGCACGGGACCCGATCGCGGGGTCTCGATTTGGACGCCCGTCGAGCCGAAGAAGCCG CAATAAGGAGATATGAAGCAGCGGCGTGGCTGAGGAAGATGGTGGGAGTGGTGGGGGCAAAGGATTTGCCAGCAGAGCCCTCTGAGGAAGAGTTCAGGCTGGGGTTAAGGAGTGGAATTGTTCTATGCAATGTGCTTAATAAGATTCAACCTGGAGCTGTTCCCAAG GTGGTTGAAAGCCCTAGTGATGCTGCATTGCTCCCTGATGGGGCAGCTTTGTCTGCATATCAATACTTTGAGAATGTCAGGAACTTTCTGGTGGCAGTGCAAGAAGTAGGAATTCCCACTTTTGAGGCATCTGATCTTGAGCAA GGTGGGGCACCTTCTAGGATTGTCAACTGTGTTTTGGGTCTCAAATCATACAGCGAATGGAAGCAGTCAGGCGGCATTGGTGTCTGGAAATTCGGTGGAAATGTAAAACCCACCACCACATGTGCTAAACAACTGACCCGCAAAAATTCTGAGCCGTTTATGAGCTCATCTTCTTCAAGGAATCTGCTGATGAATGAGAAATCTCTGAGTGGTGCAGGAACTGAGACTGAAACTAATAGAATG CCTAGCTCTTCGTTGAGCATGCTTGTTCGTGCAGTTCTTCTAGATAAGAAGCCTGAGGAGGTTCCAAAT CTTGTGGAGTCAGTGTTGAGCAAAGTTGTCGAGGAGTTTGAGCTTCGCATTGCAAGCCAAAACGATGTG CAAAGGCGAGCAACTCTCAAGGATTCAATTATTTCTCATGTTAACAAGCCAATTACTAAACAAACTGCTGGGATCACCAAG GTTGAACAAAGAAACATTAATGTAATGAAAAAAGAGGTTTTTCAGAAGAACAACAATATCATTGATGAAGAACTTCAAAGAAGATGTCTTAAACAGCAAATGGTTGTTGATGAACAGGAAAAAGGTCTTAAG GAGTTGAAACAAACTCTTTCCACTACAAAAGCAGGTGTACAGTTCATGCAAATGAAGTTTGATGAGGAAATCCACAACATAG GTCTGCACATACACGGCTTAGCTCATGCAGCTTCAGGTTATCATAGAGTTCTTGAGGAAAACCGCAAGCTTTACAATCAAGTCCAGGACCTTAAAG gAAGCATAAGAGTTTACTGTAGAGTAAGGCCTTTCTTGCATGGGCAATCAAGCTATTTGAGTGCCGTAGATCAGATTGAAGATGGTACAATTACAATTAACACTCCATCCAAGCATGGGAAAGGACATCGGTCTTTCAATTTCAACAAAGTATTTGGACCATCTGCCACTCAAG GGGAGGTGTTTTCAGACACACAGCCACTGATTAGATCAGTCCTTGATGGTTACAATGTCTGCATTTTTGCATATGGCCAAACAGGATCAGGGAAAACATATACCATG TCTGGACCGAAGGATCTCACAGAACAAAGCCAAGGGGTAAACTATAGGGCGTTGGGCGATCTATTCCTTCTTGCAGAGCAAAGAAAGGACACTTTCCACTATGATGTGTTTGTTCAGATGATTGAGATATATAATGAGCAAGTTAGAGACCTCCTTGTTACTGATGGTTTGAACAAAAG ATTAGAAATCCGCAGTTCCTCTCAGGGACTCACTGTGCCAGATGCTAGTGTGGTTCGTGTGACTTCAACTTCAGATGTTATTGATCTGATGAACCTAGGACAAAGGAATCGTGCAGTAGGGGCAACGGCACTAAATGATCGAAGCAGCCGCTCTCACAG TTGCTTAACTGTTCATGTTCGCGGGCAAGACCTGACTTCTGGAACGATTCTTCGTGGTTGCATGCATTTGGTTGATCTTGCTGGAAGTGAGAGGGTCGATAAGTCTGAAGTCACCGGAGATAGACTAAAGGAGGCACAGCACATTAATAAATCTCTTTCTGCTCTCGGTGATGTAATATCTGCCCTTGCTCAGAAGAACGCACATGTCCCTTACAGGAACAGCAAGCTTACACAATTGCTTCAGGACTCCCTCG GTGGACAGGCCAAGACACTGATGTTTGTCCACATAAGCCCCGAGCCTGATGCCATTGGAGAAACAATCAGTACGCTTAAATTTGCTGAGAGAGTGGCTGCTGTGGAACTTGGTGCTGCAAGAGTAAACAAAGATTCTGCAGATGTAAAAGAGCTTAAAGAACAG ATATCTGTTCTGAAAGCTGCGCTAGCGAAGAAAGAAGCAGAACCAGTCTCCATTCAACATAAGCTTCAGAGCAGCCCACATATCATGCAGCCATCATCTTTCCAAACTAATTTACATGGCAAAGATACACTGGCAAGTTCAAACAACCAGAGGAAACCGATGGGCGAAGTAGATTGCATTGAG GTGAACAAGAAGCCTGCATTAAGGGAAAAGAGGCAAAGCTTTGATCTTGATGAGTTACTAGGAAATTCCCCTCCATGGCCACCGGTCAGCAGTCCCGGTGAGAACTATAGAGAAGATAATAAGCTTGTTAGCTCGGGCGAGTGGGTAGACAAGGTCATGGTGAACAAACAAGAACCCATGCAAAGAATGGAAAGCCCCTTTGGCTGTTGGGAGTCTGAAATGGGCAACATGTCTGACATTTTTTACCAGAAATACCTCACAGACTCCTTCAAATCGCTCCCAAAAAAATCGTGTAACCTGTTCCCTGACAGCAACCATTTTGACATCACGGCTGCTGATGATCTGGATGAACTCGATGCTGCAACGAGCGATTCATCTGAACCAGATTTGCTTTGGCAGTTCAACCATTCCAAATTGGGCAGTTTTGGCAATGGCATGGTATCAAATGTCCCAAAACCAAACATGAAACCAATGAAGAGTCCAGAACCTAGAACCAAGCCTAACAAAACAGGCCCTTCACACTCAAGAAAGCCTAGCGGTGGAAGTGGTCACAATCCTCAACGCGGTGGAAGGCAGGCCATTCCTGCTGAACTGAACCGTAAAGCTGGAAACAGGAAGTAG
- the LOC116017251 gene encoding uncharacterized protein LOC116017251 — MELMRSNGESCYYSVLGICKQASDAEIRGAYRKLALKWHPDRCVKDPAIVGQAKHKFLQIQEAYSVLSDKGKRSVYDAGLLDLLAENSDDKEFCGFMQEMVAMMEKEKSQAASSLEDLQSMLQEMMEGA, encoded by the exons ATGGAGTTGATGCGTTCCAACGGAGAATCTTGTTATTATTCTGTGCTTGGAATCTGTAAACAAGCTTCGGATGCTGAAATCCGAGGGGCTTACAGGAAACTTGCTCTG AAATGGCACCCAGATAGATGTGTGAAAGATCCTGCAATTGTTGGACAAGCAAAACATAAATTCCTTCAAATTCAAGAAGCTTATTCTG TTCTGTCCGACAAAGGGAAGAGATCAGTCTATGATGCTGGGTTACTTGACCTGTTGGCAGAGAACAGTGATGATAAA GAATTTTGTGGGTTCATGCAAGAAATGGTGGCAATGATGGAAAAGGAGAAATCTCAG GCTGCAAGTAGTTTGGAGGATCTACAGAGCATGTTGCAGGAGATGATGGAAGGGGCTTGA
- the LOC116017250 gene encoding probable polygalacturonase isoform X2, with translation MVFLILILLLSKGVEHTEAQFEGECKLNKPLKPRPHSVSVLEFGAVGDGKTLNTVAFQNAIFYLKSFTDKGGAQLYVPAGKWLTGTIDLTSHLTLFLEKDAIILGSEDYSHWEVVDPLPSYGRSIEVPGGRYRSLITGTNVTDVVITGNNGTIDGQGSVWWEQFDQHALNYSRPHLVEFISSSYVVISNLTLLNAPAWNIRPAYCSNVLVQNITVHSPSKSPYTNGIVPDSSNHVCIENSNISMGQDAIALKSGWDEYGIAYGKPTENVHIREVRVQSTEGAGVAFGSEMSGGISNVLVESLYLHESLVGIELKTARGRGGYIQGIILSGVVMENVSVGIKATGYVDTHPDDNFDPNAYPVVSNITFKDIVGTNISTAGNFTGLPESPFTSICLSDIYLSISPDTSTPQWICYAVSGVSLNVSPEPCSELQNPISGTYSTTCTYLLRPFTQVAIL, from the exons ATG GTATTTCTGATTTTGATATTGTTGCTGAGCAAAGGTGTAGAACACACTGAAGCTCAATTTGAGGGAGAATGCAAGTTGAATAAACCTTTGAAACCCAGACCTCACAGTGTTTCAGTATTGGAGTTTGGGGCTGTGGGGGATGGGAAAACATTAAACACTGTAGCATTTCAGAATGCGATATTTTATCTCAAGTCCTTCACAGACAAGGGTGGGGCACAGCTCTATGTTCCTGCAGGCAAGTGGCTGACAGGAACTATTGATCTCACTAGTCACCTCACACTCTTCTTGGAGAAAGATGCCATTATTCTTGGATCAGAG GATTACAGTCATTGGGAAGTAGTTGATCCCTTGCCATCTTATGGGAGAAGTATTGAGGTACCCGGTGGAAGATATCGCAGCTTGATTACCGGAACCAATGTGACAGATGTTGTGATAACAG GCAATAATGGAACTATTGATGGGCAGGGTTCCGTGTGGTGGGAACAGTTTGATCAGCATGCCTTGAATTACAGTCGCCCCCATCTGGTGGAATTCATCAGTTCTAGTTATGTTGTTATTTCAAACTTGACCCTTTTGAATGCTCCTGCTTGGAACATTCGCCCCGCATATTGCAG TAATGTGCTTGTTCAGAACATAACGGTTCATTCTCCGTCCAAGTCACCGTACACTAATGGCATTGTCCCAG ATTCTTCCAACCATGTCTGCATTGAAAACAGCAACATTAGCATGGGTCAGGATGCTATTGCGCTCAAAAGTGGTTGGGATGAGTATGGAATTGCCTACGGGAAACCGACTGAAAATGTCCACATTCGAGAGGTTCGGGTGCAGTCTACTGAGGGGGCTGGCGTGGCGTTTGGTAGTGAAATGTCAGGTGGCATCTCAAATGTACTTGTAGAGAGCCTTTACCTTCACGAATCACTTGTGGGGATTGAATTGAAGACGGCTAGAGGGAGGGGCGGTTATATCCAGGGCATTATTCTGTCTGGTGTGGTAATGGAAAATGTTTCGGTGGGAATCAAAGCCACGGGCTACGTTGACACACATCCAGATGACAACTTTGATCCTAACGCGTATCCTGTGGTCAGCAATATCACCTTCAAGGACATAGTTGGAACAAATATCTCAACAGCCGGAAATTTCACTGGATTGCCTGAATCTCCCTTCACCTCGATATGCCTCTCAGATATCTACTTGTCCATTTCGCCCGACACTTCAACACCGCAATGGATATGCTACGCTGTGTCTGGCGTTTCTTTGAATGTCTCACCCGAGCCTTGCTCGGAGCTTCAGAACCCGATTTCTGGTACATATTCAACAACTTGCACCTACCTTTTGCGTCCATTCACTCAAGTTGCAATCCTTTAA
- the LOC116017250 gene encoding probable polygalacturonase isoform X1 has product MGEEERNPMKALVFLILILLLSKGVEHTEAQFEGECKLNKPLKPRPHSVSVLEFGAVGDGKTLNTVAFQNAIFYLKSFTDKGGAQLYVPAGKWLTGTIDLTSHLTLFLEKDAIILGSEDYSHWEVVDPLPSYGRSIEVPGGRYRSLITGTNVTDVVITGNNGTIDGQGSVWWEQFDQHALNYSRPHLVEFISSSYVVISNLTLLNAPAWNIRPAYCSNVLVQNITVHSPSKSPYTNGIVPDSSNHVCIENSNISMGQDAIALKSGWDEYGIAYGKPTENVHIREVRVQSTEGAGVAFGSEMSGGISNVLVESLYLHESLVGIELKTARGRGGYIQGIILSGVVMENVSVGIKATGYVDTHPDDNFDPNAYPVVSNITFKDIVGTNISTAGNFTGLPESPFTSICLSDIYLSISPDTSTPQWICYAVSGVSLNVSPEPCSELQNPISGTYSTTCTYLLRPFTQVAIL; this is encoded by the exons AtgggagaagaagagagaaaccCCATGAAGGCGCTA GTATTTCTGATTTTGATATTGTTGCTGAGCAAAGGTGTAGAACACACTGAAGCTCAATTTGAGGGAGAATGCAAGTTGAATAAACCTTTGAAACCCAGACCTCACAGTGTTTCAGTATTGGAGTTTGGGGCTGTGGGGGATGGGAAAACATTAAACACTGTAGCATTTCAGAATGCGATATTTTATCTCAAGTCCTTCACAGACAAGGGTGGGGCACAGCTCTATGTTCCTGCAGGCAAGTGGCTGACAGGAACTATTGATCTCACTAGTCACCTCACACTCTTCTTGGAGAAAGATGCCATTATTCTTGGATCAGAG GATTACAGTCATTGGGAAGTAGTTGATCCCTTGCCATCTTATGGGAGAAGTATTGAGGTACCCGGTGGAAGATATCGCAGCTTGATTACCGGAACCAATGTGACAGATGTTGTGATAACAG GCAATAATGGAACTATTGATGGGCAGGGTTCCGTGTGGTGGGAACAGTTTGATCAGCATGCCTTGAATTACAGTCGCCCCCATCTGGTGGAATTCATCAGTTCTAGTTATGTTGTTATTTCAAACTTGACCCTTTTGAATGCTCCTGCTTGGAACATTCGCCCCGCATATTGCAG TAATGTGCTTGTTCAGAACATAACGGTTCATTCTCCGTCCAAGTCACCGTACACTAATGGCATTGTCCCAG ATTCTTCCAACCATGTCTGCATTGAAAACAGCAACATTAGCATGGGTCAGGATGCTATTGCGCTCAAAAGTGGTTGGGATGAGTATGGAATTGCCTACGGGAAACCGACTGAAAATGTCCACATTCGAGAGGTTCGGGTGCAGTCTACTGAGGGGGCTGGCGTGGCGTTTGGTAGTGAAATGTCAGGTGGCATCTCAAATGTACTTGTAGAGAGCCTTTACCTTCACGAATCACTTGTGGGGATTGAATTGAAGACGGCTAGAGGGAGGGGCGGTTATATCCAGGGCATTATTCTGTCTGGTGTGGTAATGGAAAATGTTTCGGTGGGAATCAAAGCCACGGGCTACGTTGACACACATCCAGATGACAACTTTGATCCTAACGCGTATCCTGTGGTCAGCAATATCACCTTCAAGGACATAGTTGGAACAAATATCTCAACAGCCGGAAATTTCACTGGATTGCCTGAATCTCCCTTCACCTCGATATGCCTCTCAGATATCTACTTGTCCATTTCGCCCGACACTTCAACACCGCAATGGATATGCTACGCTGTGTCTGGCGTTTCTTTGAATGTCTCACCCGAGCCTTGCTCGGAGCTTCAGAACCCGATTTCTGGTACATATTCAACAACTTGCACCTACCTTTTGCGTCCATTCACTCAAGTTGCAATCCTTTAA
- the LOC116015149 gene encoding probable ethylene response sensor 1: MESCDCVEILLPTDELLVKYQYISDFFIAFAYFSIPLELIYFVHKSAFFPYRWVLMQFGAFIVLCGATHLINLWTFSSHSKTVAIVMTIAKISTAIVSCVTALMLVHIIPDLLSVKTRELFLKTRAEELDREMGLIIKQEETGRHVRMLTHEIRSTLDRHTILRTTLVELGRTLDLAECALWMPTQRGMVLQLSHTLNNLIPVGSTVPINLGIINDIFNSSGAILIPHSCELAKMRSTNTGRHVPPEVAAVRVPLIHLSNFQINDWPELSAKSYAVMVLILPMNGIRKWREHELELVQVVADQVAVALSHAAILEESMRAHDQLMQQNIALDLARQEAEMAIHARNDFLAVMNHEMRTPMHSVIALCSLLLETDLNPEQRVMMETILKSSNLLATLINDVLDLSRLEDGSLELENVTFNLHGVFREVVNMIKPIAAVKKLSTTLSLALDVPIHAVGDAKRLTQIMLNVAGNAVKFTKEGQISIEASVAKPDYIRGSRQGEFYPPSTEGHFYLRMQVKDSGSGISPQDIPLIFTKFTEARSASNRSNSGAGLGLAICRRFVQLMGGHIWIESEGLGKGTTVTFIVKLGSCNYPNAPAIVAPRGRANQGSDDLFKYRQYHRADGSMYAPVPRYQRSL; this comes from the exons ATGGAGTCTTGTGACTGTGTTGAGATTCTGCTTCCAACTGatgagctgttggtgaaatacCAGTACATATCAGATTTCTTTATAGCGTTTGCCTACTTCTCGATTCCATTGGAGCTTATTTATTTTGTCCACAAATCAGCCTTCTTCCCCTATAGATGGGTGCTGATGCAATTCGGGGCGTTTATTGTACTTTGTGGAGCAACCCATTTGATAAATCTCTGGACATTCTCTTCCCACTCGAAAACAGTTGCTATAGTAATGACGATTGCAAAAATCTCAACGGCCATTGTCTCGTGTGTCACTGCTTTGATGCTTGTTCACATCATTCCTGATCTGCTGAGCGTGAAAACAAGAGAATTGTTCTTGAAAACGCGGGCAGAAGAGCTTGACAGGGAAATGGGGCTTATTATTAAGCAAGAAGAAACTGGGAGACATGTTAGAATGCTCACCCATGAAATTAGAAGCACGCTTGACAGGCATACTATATTAAGAACTACTCTTGTTGAGCTAGGTAGGACCTTGGACTTGGCGGAATGTGCTTTGTGGATGCCAACACAAAGAGGGATGGTTTTACAGCTTTCCCATACTCTTAACAATCTTATACCCGTTGGATCTACTGTGCCTATAAACCTTGGCATCATCAATGATATTTTCAACAGCTCAGGAGCCATACTGATTCCACATTCTTGCGAACTAGCAAAGATGAGGTCTACTAATACTGGGAGACACGTACCACCTGAAGTTGCTGCTGTTCGTGTTCCACTTATACATCTCTCCAATTTCCAAATAAATGACTGGCCCGAACTCTCTGCAAAAAGTTATGCCGTCATGGTTCTTATCCTCCCAATGAACGGAATTAGAAAATGGCGTGAGCATGAGTTAGAACTTGTGCAAGTTGTTGCTGACCAG GTTGCGGTGGCTCTTTCTCATGCTGCAATTTTGGAGGAGTCAATGCGGGCGCATGATCAACTCATGCAGCAGAATATTGCTTTAGACTTAGCCCGACAAGAAGCAGAGATGGCTATCCATGCTCGCAATGATTTCCTAGCTGTGATGAATCATGAAATGAGAACACCGATGCACTCAGTCATAGCTTTGTGTTCACTGCTTTTAGAAACTGACTTAAATCCCGAACAGAGGGTTATGATGGAAACTATACTTAAGAGTAGCAATCTTCTAGCAACACTGATTAACGATGTCCTAGATCTCTCAAGACTCGAAGATGGAAGTCTCGAATTAGAGAATGTAACATTCAATCTTCATGGAGTGTTTCGGGAG GTCGTTAACATGATTAAACCTATTGCAGCAGTGAAGAAATTATCTACAACTTTATCTTTAGCTCTTGATGTTCCCATCCATGCTGTTGGAGATGCCAAGCGTCTTACGCAAATCATGTTGAATGTTGCTGGGAATGCTGTTAAGTTCACAAAGGAAGGTCAAATTTCTATCGAGGCTTCTGTTGCGAAACCAGACTACATTAGGGGCAGTCGGCAGGGAGAGTTTTATCCACCGTCTACTGAGGGCCACTTTTATCTGCGTATGCAG GTCAAAGATTCAGGGTCTGGTATTAGCCCCCAAGATATTCCACTCATCTTCACCAAGTTTACAGAGGCTCGAAGTGCATCAAATCGAAGCAACAGCGGGGCTGGTCTTGGACTTGCCATTTGCAGAAG GTTTGTACAGCTGATGGGTGGTCATATTTGGATAGAAAGTGAGGGCCTAGGTAAGGGCACCACGGTTACTTTCATTGTTAAACTTGGCTCGTGCAACTATCCAAATGCCCCGGCCATTGTGGCCCCTCGAGGGAGAGCAAATCAAGGCAGCGACGATCTCTTCAAATATAGACAGTACCATAGAGCAGATGGTTCAATGTACGCCCCCGTTCCACGCTATCAAAGGAGTCTTTAG